The following are encoded in a window of Ogataea parapolymorpha DL-1 chromosome VII, whole genome shotgun sequence genomic DNA:
- a CDS encoding Acetolactate synthase catalytic subunit, mitochondrial, with product MRMIALRGARTVRAVRCKSSSASVFVDSRPTPAPAFNTSDRKGPSPLSSAPQMDDSFIGLTGGQIFHEMMQRHNVDTVFGYPGGAILPVYDAIYNSDKFNFVLPRHEQGAGHMAEGYARAVGKPGVVLVTSGPGATNVITPMADALADGVPMVVFTGQVPTSAIGTDAFQEADVVGISRSCTKWNVMVKNVAELPRRINEAFEIATSGRPGPVLVDLPKDVTAAILKEAIPVSSTLPSNTLNKITHAAATEFTTQCIQRAAALVNKAKKPILYVGAGILNSENGPKRLKELADKAQIPVTTTIQALGAFDQEDEKSLDMLGMHGSAVANSAIQKADLIIALGARFDDRVTGNVAKFAPEARLAAQENRGGIIHFEISPKNINKVVEATEAIEGDVTENLELFNQLVHPVASRPEWFDQIRAWKEKYPYAYQMETPGSRIKPQTLMREISKQAHATGRDIVVTTGVGQHQMWAAQHFTWRKPRSFITSGGLGTMGFGLPAAIGAQIAKPDSLVIDIDGDASFNMTLTELSSAVQANAPVKIVVLNNEEQGMVTQWQSLFYDYRYAHTHQSNPDFVKLGEAMGVKSFRVEDQSEMVDGVKKMIEYNDGPILMEVIVEKKVSVLPMVPGGCALDEFIVFDPEVEAQRDELRKQRTGGKH from the coding sequence ATGCGCATGATTGCGCTCAGAGGAGCCCGCACAGTCCGTGCTGTGCGATGCAAGTCCTCGTCTGCGTCCGTGTTTGTGGATTCACGGCCTACCCCTGCTCCTGCTTTCAATACCTCTGATCGAAAAGGCCCTTCGCCCCTCTCGTCCGCTCCTCAGATGGACGACTCCTTTATTGGGCTCACAGGTGGTCAGATCTTCCACGAGATGATGCAGAGACACAACGTCGACACCGTTTTCGGGTATCCAGGAGGTGCCATTTTGCCAGTGTACGATGCCATCTACAACTCTGATAAGTTCAACTTTGTTCTTCCGCGCCACGAACAAGGTGCAGGACACATGGCCGAGGGTTACGCCAGAGCCGTGGGGAAACCTGGTGTTGTCTTGGTGACCTCTGGTCCCGGTGCCACCAATGTCATCACCCCTATGGCAGATGCTCTAGCAGACGGTGTGCCGATGGTGGTGTTTACTGGCCAGGTGCCTACCTCCGCTATTGGAACCGACGCTTTCCAGGAGGCCGACGTTGTCGGTATCTCGAGATCCTGCACCAAATGGAACGTTATGGTGAAGAACGTTGCGGAGCTGCCAAGACGTATCAATGAGGCGTTCGAGATCGCCACCAGCGGTCGTCCGGGCCCTGTGCTCGTGGACCTGCCAAAAGACGTGACGGCAGCCATTTTGAAGGAAGCCATTCCAGTCAGTTCGACGCTTCCTTCCAACACACTGAACAAGATCACACATGCTGCTGCTACCGAGTTCACCACCCAATGTATTCAGCGCGCTGCCGCTCTGGTCAACAAGGCCAAAAAACCTATTCTTTACGTCGGTGCAGGCATTCTCAACTCGGAGAACGGCCCAAAGAGACTCAAGGAGCTTGCAGACAAGGCCCAGATCCCAGTTACCACCACCATCCAAGCCCTGGGAGCATTTGACCAGGAGGATGAAAAATCTCTCGACATGCTTGGAATGCACGGATCCGCCGTCGCAAACAGCGCTATTCAGAAGGCCGACCTGATCATCGCTCTGGGAGCAAGATTCGACGACAGAGTCACCGGAAACGTGGCCAAATTCGCACCAGAGGCCAGACTGGCTGCCCAGGAAAACCGTGGCGGTATCATCCACTTCGAAATCTCTCCAaagaacatcaacaaggttGTCGAGGCTACAGAGGCCATCGAGGGCGATGTGACCGAGAACCTTGAGCTATTTAATCAGTTAGTGCATCCAGTGGCCTCTCGTCCGGAGTGGTTTGACCAGATTAGAGCATGGAAAGAGAAGTACCCATATGCCTACCAGATGGAGACCCCAGGCTCCAGAATCAAGCCACAGACTCTCATGAGAGAGATCTCGAAACAGGCCCATGCCACCGGCCGTGACATCGTCGTCACCACCGGTGTTGGACAGCACCAGATGTGGGCCGCTCAACATTTCACCTGGAGAAAGCCTCGTTCTTTTATCACCTCCGGTGGTTTGGGAACTATGGGATTTGGATTGCCTGCTGCTATCGGTGCTCAAATCGCTAAGCCAGACTCTTTGGTCATCGACATCGATGGTGACGCTTCGTTCAATATGACTCTTACCGAGCTTTCGTCGGCCGTGCAGGCCAACGCCCCGGTCAAGATCGTTGTTCTTAATAACGAGGAGCAGGGAATGGTGACCCAATGGCAATCGTTGTTCTACGACTACAGATACGCACACACCCACCAGAGTAATCCAGATTTTGTGAAACTGGGCGAGGCTATGGGCGTGAAGTCGTTTAGAGTTGAGGACCAGTCTGAGATGGTTGACGGCGTGAAGAAGATGATTGAATACAACGATGGTCCGATTCTGATGGAGGTCATCGTCGAAAAGAAGGTGTCTGTTCTGCCAATGGTGCCTGGAGGTTGCGCTTTGGACGAGTTTATTGTGTTCGACCCAGAAGTCGAGGCACAAAGAGATGAGCTCAGAAAGCAGAGAACTGGCGGAAAACATTGA